Proteins from a genomic interval of Sporolactobacillus sp. Y61:
- a CDS encoding sugar O-acetyltransferase: protein MTAREKILSGALYDPTESDLVKEQQKWNELLYDYNQTRPSETDRRKKILKALLAECGENCYVEPPLRVNWGSNTHFGNGVYANFNLTLVDDGPVYVGSNVMFGPNVTIATAGHPIHPYLRKKSLQFNLAITIGDNVWIGANASVLPGITIGENSVIGAGSVVTKDIPANVVAVGNPCKILRTIGERDRTYYYKNRKVDDEWFDQ from the coding sequence TTGACTGCCAGAGAAAAGATACTGAGCGGTGCGCTGTATGATCCGACTGAAAGCGATTTAGTAAAAGAACAGCAAAAATGGAATGAGTTGCTCTACGATTATAACCAGACAAGGCCGTCTGAGACTGACAGGCGCAAAAAAATACTTAAAGCGCTTTTGGCAGAATGCGGAGAGAATTGTTATGTGGAGCCGCCGTTACGGGTAAATTGGGGATCGAACACGCATTTCGGTAACGGGGTTTATGCCAACTTCAATCTGACGCTTGTGGACGACGGACCCGTGTACGTGGGGAGCAACGTCATGTTCGGACCAAACGTGACGATCGCAACTGCCGGCCACCCCATTCATCCTTACCTGCGAAAAAAAAGTCTGCAATTTAATTTAGCGATAACGATCGGCGACAATGTATGGATCGGAGCCAATGCCAGCGTACTGCCAGGGATAACAATCGGAGAAAACTCAGTGATCGGTGCGGGCAGCGTTGTCACAAAGGACATCCCCGCCAATGTTGTCGCCGTCGGCAATCCTTGTAAGATTCTCAGGACAATTGGCGAACGGGACAGAACCTATTATTATAAGAATCGAAAAGTCGACGACGAATGGTTCGACCAATGA
- a CDS encoding UPF0236 family transposase-like protein, whose amino-acid sequence MDQYNENHASLKDIEQILFRALQQTFSRILYQLLVNLDQHLAESRDKRRFELYDKRKISLETTLGNVSFVRNYYWDRKSQGACFPA is encoded by the coding sequence ATGGATCAGTATAATGAAAATCATGCTTCTTTAAAAGACATTGAGCAGATTTTATTTCGTGCCCTGCAACAGACATTCAGCCGGATCCTCTATCAACTTTTGGTGAACCTGGATCAACACTTGGCAGAAAGCAGGGATAAACGACGTTTTGAACTTTATGATAAGCGAAAGATCTCCCTGGAAACCACTCTCGGAAACGTCTCGTTCGTCCGGAACTATTATTGGGATCGGAAAAGCCAGGGAGCATGTTTTCCTGCTTGA
- a CDS encoding IS1634 family transposase, with translation MSLVHLKNKKNGVTYVYESVGYWDKEKKQTRNHRKCIGKLDLKTGKLIPSKKYTEGLKDLLNQKKKKRGPVPSVTHQRRFYGATYLFDAIGAKLGITEDLARCFPKSYQQILSLAYYLVLEDHNPMSRFPRWAKTHVHPYGKNLPSQRSSELFGSITENAKHHFFILQSKRPIHEEYLAYDTTSVSSYSKALKQVRYGKNKDHDPVPQINLALLYGETSGLPVAYRKLPGNISDVKTIRTLLADVNFLKQKKVKAVMDRGFYSEKNINAFYQDHVKFLMGVRVSLKFVRKKLNDVRQNMITRAHYASGCNLYYQSFLTDWDDTEVKKRSGQIITGKKRLYLHLFYNDQRATDDKMAFNKLLDRLEEELQSGKREPEHKKLYSRYYEWKKTPVRGLSLTPKNEAIAKAEKDFGYFALIYNGIKDPIEALEVYRTKDLIEKAFGNLKERLNLRRTSVSSEENLEGKLFVQFIALFYLSYIKKAMSDHHLFKQYTIQELLDELDVIEQYSQPGGHTHLGELTKKQTNLYQYLGVDSPALV, from the coding sequence ATGTCATTGGTTCATTTGAAAAACAAGAAGAATGGTGTGACCTATGTATATGAATCCGTTGGATATTGGGACAAGGAGAAAAAACAGACACGAAATCATCGGAAATGTATCGGTAAACTGGATCTGAAAACTGGGAAACTGATTCCATCTAAAAAGTATACCGAAGGTCTGAAAGATCTTCTGAACCAGAAAAAGAAGAAACGGGGTCCGGTTCCGTCTGTTACTCATCAGCGCCGTTTCTACGGGGCAACTTATCTGTTTGACGCCATCGGCGCCAAACTTGGAATCACAGAAGATCTGGCGCGATGCTTTCCAAAATCCTATCAGCAGATTCTTTCACTGGCTTATTATCTGGTGCTGGAAGATCACAATCCGATGAGTCGTTTTCCCCGTTGGGCGAAAACCCATGTGCATCCCTATGGTAAGAATCTGCCCTCCCAGAGAAGCAGTGAACTGTTTGGTTCGATCACGGAAAATGCCAAACACCATTTCTTTATTCTCCAGAGCAAACGGCCTATCCATGAAGAGTATCTGGCTTATGACACCACCTCCGTTTCATCCTATTCCAAAGCACTGAAGCAAGTCCGCTACGGTAAGAATAAGGACCATGATCCGGTGCCGCAGATTAACCTGGCGCTCCTTTATGGAGAGACCTCCGGCCTGCCGGTGGCTTATCGTAAACTGCCGGGGAATATTTCTGATGTCAAAACCATACGGACACTGCTCGCTGATGTGAACTTTCTCAAGCAGAAGAAAGTGAAAGCGGTCATGGACCGTGGCTTTTACAGTGAGAAAAATATTAATGCTTTTTATCAGGATCATGTCAAATTCTTGATGGGTGTCCGAGTGTCACTGAAGTTCGTCCGTAAAAAGTTAAACGATGTCCGTCAGAACATGATTACCCGTGCCCATTATGCTTCTGGCTGCAATCTCTATTATCAATCTTTCCTGACCGACTGGGACGATACCGAGGTCAAAAAGCGATCCGGGCAAATCATCACTGGCAAGAAAAGGCTGTACCTTCATCTTTTCTATAATGACCAAAGAGCAACCGACGATAAGATGGCATTCAATAAACTGTTGGATCGTCTGGAAGAAGAGCTGCAGTCCGGCAAGAGAGAACCTGAACATAAAAAGCTATATTCGCGTTACTACGAATGGAAGAAAACGCCCGTAAGGGGGCTCTCCCTGACGCCAAAAAACGAAGCTATAGCTAAAGCAGAAAAGGACTTTGGTTATTTCGCACTGATTTATAATGGAATCAAAGATCCCATCGAGGCACTGGAAGTTTATCGAACAAAGGATCTGATCGAGAAAGCCTTCGGCAATTTAAAGGAACGGCTGAATCTGCGTCGGACTTCTGTTTCCTCCGAGGAGAATCTGGAAGGCAAACTTTTCGTCCAGTTCATTGCCCTGTTCTATCTTTCGTACATAAAAAAGGCCATGAGCGATCATCATCTGTTCAAACAGTACACCATTCAGGAACTTCTGGATGAACTGGACGTGATCGAACAGTACAGTCAACCCGGTGGTCACACCCATTTGGGTGAGTTGACAAAGAAACAGACGAATCTTTATCAATACCTTGGTGTGGATTCGCCGGCCTTGGTATAA
- a CDS encoding transposase, whose translation MELAAFQFDHARHRHTRGFRFLQLGWSDGNTFLPVTFSLLSGQNQVCGAKADARTHSGKRKLQAQRKAPEVVRELLVSSLSQGVQASYVLFNLWFSSPKMFRQLRRLKLQAVAMVKRSKKVYYRFNGQMMDVKAIFKAQKKRRGRSRYLLSVLVKAVVEGEASTPVTCIPGNLYQ comes from the coding sequence GTGGAACTGGCCGCTTTTCAATTTGACCACGCCAGGCATCGGCATACACGCGGTTTTCGCTTTCTTCAGCTGGGCTGGAGCGACGGTAACACGTTCCTGCCGGTCACTTTTTCTTTGCTTTCTGGTCAGAATCAGGTATGTGGCGCGAAAGCCGATGCCCGGACGCATTCCGGGAAGCGAAAGCTTCAGGCCCAGCGCAAAGCGCCCGAAGTCGTTCGGGAACTCCTCGTGTCCTCTCTGAGTCAGGGGGTCCAGGCTTCTTACGTCTTGTTTAACTTGTGGTTCTCAAGCCCGAAGATGTTTCGTCAGCTGCGTCGGCTCAAGCTTCAGGCCGTTGCCATGGTCAAGCGGTCCAAAAAAGTGTATTACCGGTTTAACGGCCAAATGATGGATGTCAAAGCGATCTTTAAGGCGCAAAAGAAACGTCGTGGTCGTTCACGCTATCTACTCTCGGTCCTCGTTAAAGCCGTTGTCGAGGGAGAGGCGAGCACCCCTGTAACCTGCATTCCCGGAAATTTATACCAGTGA
- the pfkB gene encoding 1-phosphofructokinase has protein sequence MILTITLNPSIDMNYHIDKLEINQVNRTGNPVMTAGGKGLNVTRVIHQNDEPVMATGFLGGMTGTYISQKLERQGIKHNFIKIRQNTRHCLALMHEGNQTEVLESGPEISMDESELFIENYKKFLDLCNVVVASGSIPAGPGTAFYQRLISLANKKGRKFILDTSGDALKEGIKAHPFLIKPNLHEIELLLRVKIESEEELINAVRRLAQKGPKNVVISLGDKGAIAILNNVLYRVRTTKIHVVSAVGSGDSMVAGLALGIARGYNAKKLLALGSCFGALNALESETGYIDVNRIQKFMDKTEVVSL, from the coding sequence ATGATTTTAACCATCACTTTAAATCCGTCAATCGACATGAATTATCACATTGATAAACTAGAAATTAATCAAGTCAATAGAACCGGAAATCCAGTTATGACAGCTGGAGGTAAGGGATTAAACGTAACTCGAGTAATCCATCAGAATGATGAACCGGTCATGGCCACAGGTTTTCTCGGTGGAATGACAGGTACCTATATTTCCCAAAAACTAGAACGTCAAGGGATCAAGCATAATTTTATAAAAATACGACAAAACACTCGGCATTGCCTAGCGCTGATGCATGAAGGAAATCAAACGGAAGTGCTGGAAAGTGGACCAGAAATATCAATGGACGAGAGTGAATTGTTTATTGAGAACTATAAAAAATTTCTTGATCTGTGTAACGTGGTAGTAGCATCTGGTAGTATTCCGGCAGGGCCTGGAACCGCTTTTTATCAGCGATTAATCAGTTTAGCTAACAAAAAGGGGAGAAAGTTTATTCTTGATACGAGTGGAGATGCACTAAAAGAGGGGATAAAGGCTCATCCGTTTTTGATTAAGCCTAATTTACATGAGATAGAATTGCTTCTTAGGGTAAAAATAGAATCAGAGGAAGAACTCATTAATGCGGTTCGGAGACTTGCACAAAAAGGTCCCAAAAATGTCGTTATATCACTTGGAGATAAGGGTGCTATTGCTATCTTAAACAATGTATTGTATCGAGTCCGCACAACTAAGATTCATGTAGTAAGTGCGGTTGGTTCCGGAGATTCTATGGTAGCCGGACTTGCTCTTGGTATTGCACGCGGCTATAACGCTAAGAAATTGTTGGCTCTGGGTAGTTGCTTTGGGGCACTAAATGCACTGGAATCGGAAACGGGATATATTGATGTAAATCGTATCCAGAAATTCATGGATAAAACAGAAGTGGTCAGTTTGTAA
- a CDS encoding ISL3 family transposase, which yields MLVEFNDLENLFHITEPWYVHDCIFNESQKKLDVYLKVYKEALLSCPNCGARHQPIYDIADYDRTWRHLNFLEYPCYIHAEHPRTDCKKCGKKQRVKIPWAIKPRAGFTKLFDAWIMKLVKDMPMNAVSRLVGEHDTRLWRILHHYVDHALAVQDLSQVTKINTDETSSKRGHNYITIFVDSEKKNVIHVAKGKDAETWRACKEKLEAHGGRVQNVTGVCMDMSPAFIKGASDYFPDASITFDKFHVIQEVNRAVDAVRRNERNRCADLKNTRYIWLKNEKNLTKKQKETLDKLKDCELDTAKTYRMRLCLQEIYKYPAQIAPAVLEDWFQWGLRCRIAPMVDLAKTLKKHYGGVVRWFQSQLNNGILEGLNSLFQAAKRKARGYCSDKNIIAMVYLLAGKLDFSQK from the coding sequence ATGTTAGTAGAATTCAATGACCTGGAAAACTTATTCCATATTACAGAACCCTGGTACGTTCATGACTGTATCTTCAACGAAAGCCAAAAAAAGTTGGATGTTTATTTAAAAGTCTACAAAGAAGCGCTGTTATCGTGTCCAAACTGTGGTGCCAGACACCAGCCGATCTATGATATTGCTGATTACGATCGTACGTGGAGGCATCTGAACTTTTTAGAATACCCCTGCTACATCCACGCGGAACATCCGAGGACAGATTGTAAAAAGTGTGGTAAAAAACAGCGGGTGAAAATTCCATGGGCCATCAAGCCCCGTGCGGGTTTTACCAAACTTTTTGATGCCTGGATTATGAAATTGGTTAAAGATATGCCGATGAACGCGGTCAGCCGTCTGGTCGGTGAACATGATACCCGACTATGGCGGATTCTGCATCATTATGTAGATCACGCTTTAGCTGTTCAGGACTTGTCCCAGGTGACAAAGATTAATACCGACGAGACCTCCTCAAAGCGCGGGCACAATTATATTACGATCTTTGTGGATTCCGAAAAGAAAAATGTCATCCACGTCGCCAAAGGGAAAGATGCCGAGACCTGGAGAGCCTGTAAAGAAAAACTCGAAGCCCATGGGGGGCGTGTCCAAAACGTCACAGGAGTCTGTATGGATATGTCTCCAGCCTTTATTAAAGGGGCTTCCGACTACTTTCCGGACGCGTCGATTACCTTTGACAAGTTCCATGTGATTCAGGAAGTCAACCGGGCGGTCGATGCCGTACGCCGGAACGAACGGAATCGTTGTGCCGATTTAAAGAATACGCGCTATATCTGGCTGAAGAACGAGAAGAACCTGACGAAAAAGCAGAAAGAAACCCTCGATAAGTTGAAGGACTGCGAACTGGATACAGCCAAGACCTACCGCATGCGCCTATGCCTTCAGGAGATCTACAAATATCCGGCTCAAATTGCACCGGCGGTGCTTGAAGACTGGTTCCAATGGGGTCTGCGCTGCCGGATTGCCCCCATGGTGGATCTCGCAAAGACACTGAAAAAGCATTACGGCGGTGTGGTCAGGTGGTTCCAATCCCAACTCAACAATGGGATATTGGAAGGCCTCAACAGCCTATTCCAGGCCGCGAAGCGGAAAGCAAGAGGCTACTGCTCTGATAAGAATATCATCGCCATGGTCTATCTGCTTGCCGGGAAATTAGACTTCTCACAAAAATAA
- a CDS encoding DeoR/GlpR family DNA-binding transcription regulator, translating to MLKVRRQEAILSILNTNKSVEVAQLSKDLQVTEMTIRRDLKELEDKGQLVRMHGGARKAGFSSYSVISHEKKAQIHIEEKKEIAQKCVNLLDEHDIVFLGSGTTIGYIVDLLPTVDMTLITNSLSIFNRLQERNFQSTILIGGRYRHSTDTFYGVFANDMIRQFRVAKAFIGTNGITGINVTTTYEDEGQGNQLILDNAEQRYIVSDFSKLEISALYTFYSLKNINALITDSKITEAQKQYYEHFTKVL from the coding sequence ATGCTTAAAGTAAGAAGACAGGAAGCCATTCTTTCCATCCTTAATACAAATAAAAGTGTTGAAGTAGCACAATTATCCAAAGATTTACAGGTGACAGAAATGACTATTCGTCGGGATCTAAAAGAGCTGGAAGACAAGGGGCAACTTGTACGTATGCACGGAGGTGCAAGAAAAGCTGGTTTTTCATCATATTCAGTAATCAGTCATGAAAAGAAAGCACAAATTCATATTGAAGAAAAAAAAGAAATTGCTCAAAAATGTGTAAATCTACTAGATGAACATGATATTGTTTTTCTTGGGAGCGGGACAACCATTGGGTATATAGTAGATTTGTTGCCCACTGTTGATATGACTTTGATTACCAACTCACTTTCTATTTTTAACCGGCTGCAGGAACGCAATTTTCAATCAACAATCCTTATCGGTGGTCGATATCGACACAGCACCGATACTTTTTACGGTGTTTTTGCCAACGATATGATACGGCAGTTCAGGGTTGCTAAAGCTTTTATTGGGACAAATGGTATCACGGGGATTAATGTGACCACCACATACGAAGATGAAGGTCAGGGTAATCAATTAATTCTGGATAACGCTGAACAGCGCTATATTGTTTCCGATTTTTCAAAACTTGAAATCAGTGCACTTTACACATTCTATAGTTTAAAAAACATTAATGCTTTGATAACAGATAGTAAAATCACAGAGGCCCAGAAACAATACTATGAACATTTTACTAAGGTACTGTAA
- a CDS encoding IS1634 family transposase translates to MVIIKQKDKRSGLTYAYKSESYWDKEKKQPRSRRKLIGRVDEKTGKIVPTDGRGKRRKQTSEKKQKRGPVPATKARRVFYGATYLLDQIGEQLGLTEDLKHCFPRHYQQILSIAYYMILEHPSPLSRFEKWDHLHKHPYGKNVTSQRSSTVFSSLSEEGRNRFFSCCKKRCQENEYWAYDTTSISSYSEVLKQVAYGKNKEDDRLPQINLALIFGETSGLPFYYRKLAGNIPDVKTVLNLLGDFKALGFEKIKLVMDRGFYSEANINALMKKHLKFLISVRTSLSWVRKELDKVYDGLDTFENLNEQYDLYALTVRTNWNYTQDRPYKGDRIKAKRRVYLHLYYNVDQAAEDQKKFDRKLMRHHQELKTGKRVPEHEAFYKKYFTVKSTPKRGVQITVNHQAVEKAKRYYGYFSLLSNEKMDAIQALEIYRGKDPIEKCFGDIKERMNLRRMLVSSEATLDGKLFVGFVGLILLAHIKTKMQAQKLFKDYTLQSLLDKLDVIEAFESPGSALRVGEILNDQKYIYKALDIPLPSDV, encoded by the coding sequence ATGGTGATCATCAAACAAAAGGACAAACGCAGCGGCCTCACCTATGCCTATAAGTCAGAATCTTACTGGGATAAGGAGAAGAAACAACCGCGTTCGCGGCGCAAACTCATTGGTCGTGTCGATGAAAAGACCGGTAAAATCGTTCCGACTGACGGTCGTGGGAAACGTCGAAAGCAAACCTCTGAAAAAAAGCAAAAACGTGGGCCTGTTCCTGCCACCAAAGCGAGGCGTGTTTTCTATGGAGCCACCTATCTGCTGGATCAAATCGGTGAACAGTTGGGCCTCACAGAGGATCTCAAGCACTGTTTCCCGAGACACTATCAACAGATTCTGTCGATTGCCTATTATATGATTCTGGAACACCCAAGTCCTCTGAGTCGCTTTGAGAAATGGGATCATTTACATAAGCATCCGTACGGGAAAAACGTGACTTCTCAGCGAAGCAGTACTGTTTTTTCATCCCTCTCTGAAGAAGGCAGGAACCGGTTTTTCTCATGTTGCAAGAAGCGTTGCCAGGAGAATGAATATTGGGCTTATGACACGACCAGTATCTCCAGCTATTCAGAGGTGCTGAAACAGGTCGCCTATGGCAAGAACAAGGAAGATGATCGCCTTCCTCAAATCAACTTAGCCCTGATCTTTGGTGAAACAAGCGGGCTGCCTTTTTATTATCGGAAATTGGCTGGAAATATTCCCGATGTCAAGACGGTCCTGAATCTTTTAGGTGATTTCAAAGCCCTCGGCTTTGAAAAGATCAAACTGGTGATGGATCGAGGCTTTTACAGTGAGGCAAATATCAATGCCTTGATGAAGAAACATCTGAAGTTTTTGATTTCTGTCCGTACCTCATTATCCTGGGTGCGTAAAGAACTGGATAAAGTCTATGATGGGCTGGACACCTTCGAAAATTTGAATGAGCAGTACGATCTTTACGCCTTGACGGTGAGAACAAACTGGAACTATACACAGGATCGGCCGTATAAAGGAGATCGCATCAAAGCGAAGCGCCGGGTCTATCTGCATCTTTACTATAATGTCGATCAGGCGGCCGAAGATCAAAAAAAATTCGATCGCAAGCTGATGCGCCATCATCAAGAGCTGAAAACCGGTAAGCGCGTTCCGGAACATGAAGCGTTTTACAAAAAGTATTTCACGGTTAAATCAACACCTAAGCGAGGCGTGCAGATTACAGTGAATCATCAGGCAGTCGAGAAAGCCAAGCGCTATTACGGGTATTTCTCATTGCTTTCCAATGAAAAAATGGATGCGATCCAGGCACTGGAGATCTATCGGGGGAAAGACCCCATTGAAAAGTGCTTTGGGGACATAAAAGAACGGATGAACTTGCGTCGCATGCTGGTTTCATCAGAAGCCACTTTAGACGGAAAGCTTTTTGTGGGTTTTGTTGGATTGATCCTGCTTGCACACATCAAGACAAAAATGCAGGCGCAAAAGCTTTTCAAAGATTACACTCTCCAATCCCTACTCGATAAATTGGATGTGATCGAGGCCTTTGAATCTCCGGGCAGCGCGCTGAGAGTTGGCGAAATTTTGAATGATCAGAAGTATATTTATAAAGCTCTGGACATCCCGTTACCTAGTGATGTGTAA
- a CDS encoding hexose kinase: MEIRESRQQLDRQGIKHSFIKIRQNTRHCLALMHEGNQTEVLESGPEISMDESELFIENYKKLLNLCNVVVASGSIPAGPGTAFYRRLISLANKKGRKFILDTSGDALKEGIKAHPFLIKPNLHEIELLLKVKIETEEELINAVQRLAQKGPENVVISLGDKGAIGILNNVLYRIRAAKIHAVSAVGSGDSMVAGLALGIARGYNAKKLLALGSCFGALNALESETGYIDVNRIREFMDKTEVTSL; encoded by the coding sequence GTGGAGATACGGGAATCTAGGCAACAACTAGATCGTCAAGGGATCAAGCATAGTTTTATAAAAATACGGCAAAACACTCGGCACTGTCTGGCGCTGATGCATGAAGGAAATCAAACGGAAGTGCTGGAAAGTGGACCAGAGATATCGATGGACGAGAGTGAATTGTTTATTGAGAACTATAAAAAATTACTTAATCTGTGTAACGTGGTAGTAGCATCAGGTAGCATTCCGGCAGGGCCTGGGACTGCCTTTTATCGGCGATTAATTAGTTTAGCCAACAAAAAGGGGAGAAAGTTTATTCTTGATACAAGTGGGGATGCACTAAAAGAGGGGATAAAAGCTCATCCTTTTTTGATTAAGCCTAATCTGCATGAGATAGAATTGCTTCTTAAGGTAAAAATAGAAACAGAGGAAGAACTAATTAATGCGGTTCAGAGACTTGCACAAAAAGGTCCCGAAAATGTCGTTATATCACTTGGAGATAAGGGTGCTATTGGTATATTAAACAATGTATTGTACCGGATCCGCGCGGCTAAAATTCATGCAGTAAGTGCGGTTGGTTCCGGAGATTCTATGGTAGCTGGGCTTGCTCTTGGTATTGCACGCGGATATAACGCTAAGAAATTGCTGGCTCTGGGTAGTTGCTTTGGGGCACTAAATGCACTGGAATCGGAAACGGGATATATTGACGTAAATCGTATCCGGGAATTCATGGATAAAACAGAAGTGACCAGTTTGTAA
- a CDS encoding RpiB/LacA/LacB family sugar-phosphate isomerase, with protein MRVIIGADKDGAHAKNELIKLLKEKGYDIFDVSSEKQDGVDLAVTVARETLAETDNGKDKSENASRGIVITKWGIDAFMAANKLKYVIAANVSDEHSARMTRRHNGALMITLGTAVVGSELLKNCVKAYLEAPFDAGRHMVRIDMVNKMA; from the coding sequence ATGAGGGTTATTATAGGTGCAGACAAAGATGGTGCACATGCTAAAAATGAGTTGATCAAGTTACTAAAAGAAAAGGGATACGACATCTTCGATGTTTCCAGCGAGAAGCAGGATGGTGTTGATTTAGCAGTAACTGTGGCAAGAGAGACGCTTGCAGAAACCGACAATGGGAAGGACAAGAGTGAGAACGCCTCTAGAGGTATTGTAATCACAAAATGGGGAATCGATGCATTTATGGCGGCAAATAAGTTGAAATACGTCATCGCAGCAAATGTTTCGGATGAGCATTCGGCACGAATGACACGTCGGCACAACGGAGCGTTGATGATTACATTAGGTACTGCAGTTGTTGGATCGGAACTGTTGAAGAACTGTGTTAAAGCGTATCTTGAAGCTCCCTTTGATGCTGGTCGCCACATGGTACGGATTGATATGGTTAATAAAATGGCGTGA
- the lacB gene encoding galactose-6-phosphate isomerase subunit LacB has translation MEKTVISVGNDHIVTGTKERLTEHLKQKGYEVIDNGTYDKLRTHYPIFGKKAAEKVVSGEAKFGVVLCGTGVGISSSASKVPGARVALVSDISEAVYARKALNANIIAVGGHITGIDLIKAIVDKFITTEYERTPEHDTLIKKIDALEDQKPEQTGNEHFFDEFEKKWEEGYYHD, from the coding sequence ATGGAAAAAACAGTTATTTCAGTTGGTAATGATCATATTGTAACGGGAACGAAAGAGCGATTAACAGAGCATTTGAAACAAAAAGGTTATGAAGTGATAGATAACGGGACATATGATAAATTGCGTACTCATTACCCGATTTTTGGCAAGAAAGCAGCAGAAAAAGTGGTAAGTGGTGAAGCAAAATTTGGAGTTGTTCTTTGTGGAACGGGTGTTGGTATTAGTTCTTCAGCATCCAAAGTACCAGGTGCTCGTGTTGCTCTGGTCAGTGACATTTCGGAGGCGGTTTATGCACGGAAAGCACTTAATGCAAACATCATAGCAGTTGGAGGGCATATTACAGGAATTGATCTAATTAAAGCAATTGTTGATAAATTTATAACGACTGAATATGAGAGAACACCTGAACATGATACATTAATCAAAAAAATTGACGCGCTGGAAGACCAAAAACCCGAACAAACTGGAAACGAACATTTCTTTGATGAATTTGAGAAGAAATGGGAAGAAGGTTATTATCACGATTAA
- a CDS encoding PTS lactose/cellobiose transporter subunit IIA, translated as MNREDNAMVGFTIVAYAGDAKTFLLKALDRAKNGEYEDAEKLLKQADESIKEAHQEQTKVLANEAGGSDDQISFIMIHGQDTLMTTMMLRDMAKYFIDLYKKVNKA; from the coding sequence ATGAATAGAGAAGATAATGCAATGGTAGGCTTTACAATTGTTGCTTATGCAGGGGATGCAAAGACTTTTCTTTTAAAAGCACTGGATAGGGCAAAAAATGGGGAGTATGAAGATGCAGAAAAATTATTGAAACAGGCAGATGAATCGATTAAAGAAGCACATCAGGAACAGACAAAAGTGCTAGCCAATGAAGCTGGTGGATCAGATGACCAGATCAGTTTTATTATGATTCATGGTCAGGACACATTGATGACAACGATGATGCTTCGCGATATGGCAAAATATTTTATTGATCTATATAAAAAAGTAAATAAGGCATGA